One genomic window of Cricetulus griseus strain 17A/GY chromosome 3, alternate assembly CriGri-PICRH-1.0, whole genome shotgun sequence includes the following:
- the LOC100767791 gene encoding small ubiquitin-related modifier 2-like, with amino-acid sequence MAGEKPKEGVKTENKDHINLKVAGQDGSVVQFKIKRHTPLSKLMKAYCERQGLSMRQMRFRFDGQPINETDTPAHLEMEDEDPIDVFQQQTGGVH; translated from the coding sequence ATGGCCGGCGAGAAACCCAAGGAAGGAGTCAAGACTGAGAACAAGGATCATATTAATTTGAAGGTGGCGGGGCAGGATGGTTCTGTGGTGCAGTTTAAGATTAAGAGGCATACACCACTTAGTAAACTCATGAAAGCCTATTGTGAACGACAGGGATTGTCCATGAGGCAGATGAGATTCCGGTTTGATGGACAGCCAATCAATGAAACAGACACACCTGCACACTTGGAAATGGAGGATGAAGATCCGATTGATGTGTTCCAGCAGCAGACAGGAGGTGTCCACTAA